The sequence AACCGACCATGGAGTTGATGTTGTCCTTGAGCTCGGCCACCTCTCCCGAGGCGTCGACGGTGATCGAGCGGGTCAGGTCGCCCTCGGCGACCGCGCTGGCGACCTCGGCGATGGCCCGGACCTGGCGGGTGAGATTGCCGGCCAGCTCGTTGACGTTCTCGGTGAGCCGCTTCCACGTGCCGGAGACGCCCTCGACCTCGGCCTGGCCGCCCAGTCTGCCCTCGCTGCCGACCTCGCGGGCCACGCGGGTGACCTCGGCCGCGAAGGAGGACAGCTGGTCGACCATCGTGTTGATGGTGGTCTTCAGCTCCAGGATCTCGCCCCGCGCGTCCACGTCGATCTTCTTGGACAGGTCACCGTTGGCGACGGCCGTCGTGACGAGGGCGATGTTGCGGACCTGGCCGGTGAGGTTGTTCGCCATGGAGTTGACGTTGTCGGTCAGGTCCTTCCAGGTACCCGCGACGTGGGGAACCTGCGCCTGGCCGCCGAGCCGGCCCTCGGTGCCGACCTCCCGGGCCACCCGTGTCACCTCGTCGGCGAACGCGGACAGCGTGTCGACCATCGTGTTGATGACGCCGGCCAGCGCGGCGACCTCGCCCTTCGCCTCGACCATGATCTTCTGCGAGAGGTCGCCGCGGGCGACGGCGGTGGCCACCTGGGCGATGGAACGCACCTGGCCGGTCAGGTTGGACGCCATGACGTTGACGTTGTCGGTGAGGTCCTTCCAGGTGCCCGACACCCCGCGCACCGTGGCCTGGCCACCCAGATTGCCCTCGGTACCGACCTCGCGGGACACCCGCGTCACCTCGTCGGCGAACGCGGAGAGCTGGTCGACCATCGTGTTGATGGTCTCCTTCAGCTCCAGGATCTCCCCGCGGGCGTCCACCCGGATCTTCTGTGTCAGATCGCCCTGGGCCACCGCGGTGGTGACCTCGGCGATCGAGCGCACCTGGGCGGTCAGGTTGTCGGCCATGACGTTGACCGACTCCGTCAGGTCCTTCCAGGTACCGGAGACGCCCTTGACGTCCGCCTGACCGCCGAGCCGGCCCTCGGTGCCGACCTCGCGGGCGACCCGGGTGACCTCGCCGGCGAAGGCGGACAGCTGGTCGACCATCGTGTTGATGGTCTCCTTCAGCTCCAGGATCTCCCCGCGCGCGGTGACGTTGATCTTCTGCGAGAGGTCGCCCTTGGCCACGGCCGTGGCGACCTGGGCGATGGAGCGCACCTGGGCCGTGAGGTTTCCGGCCATGAAGTTGACCGAATCCGTGAGGTCCAACCAGGCGCCCCCCACTCCGGGTACGTCCGCCTGCCCGCCGAGGGTTCCCTCGGTGCCCACCTCGCGGGCCACCCGCGTCACCTCGGACGTGAACAGTGACAGTTGGTCGGCCATCCCGTTGAACACGGTGGCGATCTCGCCGAGCAGCCCGTCCGCCGTGTCCGGCAGCCTGGTACGGAAGTCCCCGTCCCGTACGGCCGTCAGGCCGGCCAGCAGCTGGCGCAGTTCCGATTCGCCGATCCTGTCCTCGCCCGGGAGCGCCGATGACCTGCCCGGTGCCTCCGTACCCGCCCGCTCAGCCATCCGCCAACCTCACTCTAGACAACGACCGTGCCGGCGCACGGGACAGGACGTGACACGGCTGCGCGCCGGATCCCTCGGACCGGCCGAGGTGGGGATCCGTCGTGGTCGCACGACCGGTGATGAAGGTTATCGCCGAAGGCGGCATACGCGATCACCCGGTCGATCGGTCACCCGGGCACGGTGACCGAAGGCCGTGCGGAGGCACGGCGGACGAGGACGAGGCAGGGAGTAGGTGGGTGGGTGGGGGCCGGGCGGTGCGGGCCGTCGGTCAGGACCCGTCGACGGCGTCCTCGACGCTCGGGTGCAGGGAGAGGACCGTGTCGGCGCCCGTCAGGGCGAAGAGACGCCGGAGTTGCTCGCCGGGGGCGGCGATGCGCAGCGTGGTGAGGCGGTGCAGCCGCAGCAGCAGGTTCAGGAAGGAGGAGTCGCCGAAGGTGATGGAGCCCGCGTCCAGGACCACCATCCGGTGCTGATCCGCGGCAGCGGCGAGCGCCTCCTCGAGCGGGGCGAGCGTGTCCTGGTCCAGCTCTCCGTGCGCCGCCACCACCCACCCGGCCCCGGCCAGGTAGCCGTTGCCGACGACGCCTTCGTTGTACGTGTCCCCTGCTCCGGTCATGTCCGCCTCCCCGGATCGTCACCATCGTCACCTGTACGGCTTCCGCAAGGGAGTATGCCTGCTCCTCGACCGATCGAGGCCCCAAGGGCCGCGGCACACGCGCCCGGAGGTCGGCCGCCACCTCATCGGCAGCGGCCGCGAAAAAAGTTTTCGCTCAGAGCGAGTAAGGGATCGAAGTCGGGGCACAAGCGCCCGAGCAGCCGTCAGTCAATCGGGAGGGAACGGCCATCATGTCTCGCTCGGCCACCGTCACTAGCCCCATTCGTGCAACAGACGCGCACGTGACACCCGCTGCGCCCGCTGTGCCCGGCGGCGTGGCCGTCCCACAGCGGGACGTGGAGCTGCCCGAGGTGAAGAACGCCCGGGAGATGGCGCCTTCCGACGCGCGTGAGCTCTCGAAGCAGTTCTTCCTTAGGCTCGCCGTCCTGGAGGAGGGCACGCGCGAGTACCAGTACGCCCGCAACACCCTGATCGAGATGAACCTGTCTCTCGTTCAGTTCGCTGCACGGCGCTTCCGCGCCCGCGTGCTGGGCGGGGGGCTGGACATGGACGACATCATCCAGGTGGGGACCATCGGCCTCATCAAGGCCATCGACCGCTACGATCCCGAGCGCGAGGTGGAGTTCTCCACTCTCGCCCTCCCGTACATCACGGGTGAGATCAAGCGGTACTTCCGTGACACCACCTGGGCGGTACACGTCCCGCGTCGTCTGCAGGAACGCCGTACGGAGCTCGCCAAGGCCCAGGAGTCGCTGACCGATGTCCTCGGCCGGTCCCCCACGGTCAAGGAGGTCGCCCAGCACCTCGAACTGACCGAGGACGAGGTCATCGAGGGGCTGGTCGCCGCGAACGGCTACACGAGCGGCTCCCTGGACACCAGTGCCGAGGGCGACGAGCCGTCGACGACGACGAGCCGGACGACCCGTCCGCTGGCGGACCGGCTCGGTGAGGTCGACCCCGCCATGGAGCTCTTCGAGGAGTTCCACACCCTCGCGCCCCTGCTGGAGCAGTTGGACGAGCGCGATCGGCGGATCCTGCGGCTGCGCTTCGGCGAGGACAGGACGCAGGCGGAGATCGGCGCGGAGCTGGGTATCTCCCAGATGCAGGTCTCGCGTCTGCTCTCCCGGACCCTGACCCGGCTGCGCGCCGGAATGCTGTCGGTGTAGGCAGCGGGCATGCCCTCACCCCATCGGCACGACGGACCTGTGCCGCCCGTCCCACCCGTCCCTTCCATCCCACCCTTCCCGTCCGTCGGCGCTCAGGCGCTGTACGACGACGCGATGTGGGCGGACGCGGTCGTACGGTGCGCGCACGTCCGGACGGGTACGGTCGCCACGCTGACCGCCCAGCCGCTGCGCGACCGTCCCGGTGCGCTGCTGACGGGCAGCTGCGACCTCGACACCCGGCCGATCCTGTGGGCGGCGCTCGGCGTCGTCATCCGGATTCCCGGACCGGTCGTCCACCTCGACCTGTCCGCCGTGGGCTTCCTCGACCCGGCCGCCGTCGCCGCCCTGGTGCGGGCCAACGCCACCGTCACCGGCCAGGGGCGTCGTCTGCTGCTCCACCACCCGCCATACTCGCTCCGCAAGCTCGTGGAGTTGTTCCCGGACGAATGTGCCGCGCTGGAGGTCGCCGCATGATCACTCTTCCTGCGTCCGGCGCCTCCGAGGCCTTCGTCCACCCCGCCCTCTTCTACCGGGGGCAGGCGGACTACCTGGCAGGGGTGGGAGGGTTCGTCCGTACCGCCCTCACGGCCGACGAGCCGGTGCTCGTGGCCGTACCCGGTCCGCGGCTGGACGCCCTGCGCGAGGACCTCGGTGGCGACACGACCGGGGTCACCTGGACGGACATGACGGACCTGGGCCGCAATCCCGGCCGCATCCTGGCCGCCCTGCAGGATTTCGCCGACCGGCACGAGGGCCGGCCGGCCCGGATCGTGGGCGAGCCGATCTGGCCCGGGCGCTCACGGGCCGAGGTGCTGGAGGCCACCCGTCACGAGGCGCTGATCAACACCGCCTTCGCGGGCCGGCGGGCCACCGTCCTGTGCCCGTACGACGTCCTCGGCCTGCCGGCCGAGGTGGTGTCCGATGCCCGGCGTACGCATCCCACGCTGCTGGAGGACGACAAGTCCCTGCTCAGCCCGGAGTACGCGGACGCCTCGTCGGTGTGCGCCGACTGCGACGACCCGCTGCCCGAACCCGACGGCGGTACGCCCTGGCTCGCGTACACCCGCGGGGAGCTGGGCGACGTACGCGCCTTCGCCGAGGCCTGGGTCCGCGGCACGGACCTGAGCGTGGCGCGGCGCGGCGACCTCGTCCTGGCGGTCAGCGAGGCCGCCGCCAACTCCCTCGCCCACGGCGGCGGGAGCGGCGCCCTCCGGATGTGGAGCACCGCCGAAGCCGGTGCGGGTGCGGGGGTGGGCGCGCCGTCCGGGGTCGTGGCCGAGATCCGCGACGGCGGTCACCTCGCCGACCCGTTGGCTGGGCGCCGGCGCCCCGCGCTGGCCTCGGTCGACGGCGGGCGCGGCCTGTGGATGATCCACCAACTGTGCGACTTGGTGGAGATCCGGGCCTCGGACAGCGGCCTCACGCTGAGACTGCACATGGCAGCCTCCTGAGCGACCGGCGTCCCCTTAGACTGTCCCTCGCACACTCGGATGTCCTCGGCCCCACGGGGCCTGTTCGTTCCCGCGAACAGAGACCAATGTCAATGGTGGGGGTGAGAGACCACAGTGGAAACGATCGGGCCGGAAGCCGGCGATCGAAAGCCTGCCGGACTTTCCGTCGCGGGGCAGCGCCGTCGGCTCGCCCTGGCCGGCGTACGCGGACCCGTGGCCAAGGGCCGCGACTTCGCGCGCCAGGCCCTGCTCGACTGGGGCTGGAGCGGGACCGAGACGTCCGAAGACGCCCTGCTGCTCGTGTCCGAGCTGCTGACCAATGCGACCCTGCACGCGGGTGGTTGCATCGAGCTCGCGCTCTCGGCCGGTGAGGTCCTGCGGGTCGAGGTCTTCGACGGCACGACGACACCGCCCCGTCGGCACCCGTCCCCGCAGCGTGGCCTCCCGGGCGGCCACGGCCTCTACATCGTGGAGCGCGTCTCCGATCGATGGGGCACGCACGTCCATGAGAACGGCAAGGCCGTCTGGGCCGAGATCGAGGCCTCGCGGCTGACCTCGGGCAGGTCCGCGGGCATGTGAAGGGGCGGGGCCGGGCCGTCCCGTACCCCGGTACCGCCACCGCACTCGTAGCCGTCCCCGTGCCCGTCCCCGTACGGGAGCTTCGTTCCGCGCGGCGGGGGCAGGCGCGCGGTATGACATCCCACGCGCTCGACTCCCTGGCCCTGACCCCGGCGCCCGGCCCGGCCTGGCTCCATCTGGCCGTCATCGCGTTCGCTCTCCTCGTCCTGCTCCACAGCCTGGCCCGGCACCGGTAGGTGTCGGACCGGACGGCGACGCGGCAGGAATTCTTTTCCTTCGTTCTGTTTGAGCCGTCGATTCGGGGCCAGACGCGTGAGTGTCGGCGAGTCGCCGTTTCGAGCGGGGCGGCGACCCGCCGAGATCCGTGGCCGCACGCAGGTGTCCCGTCCCCCCGGGCTCCGCGTGCGGCCGCGGTCTTTTCGTGTGCGGCCGGGACGACCCGGCGCGCACGCGACGGGGTCAGGCCGGCTTCCCGGGGTCGATCTCCTTGACATCGTCGTACCGCAGCAGCGCGGGGGTGGTCCGCACCGGTGGGGAGACCTCGGTGGGCGCCGGCAGGAAGCCCACGTGGTCACCTGCGTCGATCCGCGTCTCGATCCGGCCGACGAACCACGCGCACGCTTCGGTCAACAGCGGACTGCCGTCGGCGCTGGGCCGCCGGTCGACCCGTGCGAACTTGTCCACCTGGTCGCCGGTCTCGCCACCGAACAGCTCCGCCGCCCCACACCGGTCCCGATCCAGTACGTGCACCGCGAGGTGCGTGGCGCCGCCGGCCGTACGGTCGGAATGAGGCGGACATGAGGCGGACCGGCGTGGCGCATGCACCGCTCGGGGTCGGGTAGCCGGGCCCTGAAGGGTCCTGACAGCGGTGACCGCTTCGCGGGATGCGGGGTGGAGCCGCCTACGACACCGAAGGGATACACATGTCGCACGTCGAGGAGTACGTCGAGGTCAACGTTCCGGTACGGACGGCCTACAACCAGTGGACACAGTTCGAGGAGTTCCCCGTCTTCATGGAGGGGGTCGAACGGATCCACCAGCGCACGGACACCCTCACCCACTGGGTGACGAACGTGAACGGTGTGCAGCGTGAGTTCGACGCACAGATCACCGAGCAGCTCCCGGACCGCCGCGTCGCGTGGATGACGGTGGACGGGGAGACGCGCCAGGCCGGGCTGGTGACCTTCCAGCCGATCGACGCGACCACCACCAAGGTGGTCCTGCACATGAACTGGGTGCCCGAGGGCCTGGCCGAGAGCGCCGCCGACAAGCTCGGCTTCGTCAAACGGCAGGTTGCCGGCGATCTGAAGCGGTTCAAGCTGTTCATCGAGTCCCGCGAAAGCGAGACGGGCGCCTGGCGGGGCGAGGTCTGATCGCGATGGTCAAGGGTCGCGCGAGCAGAGGTGTCCGGGCCGCGTCCCGCGGCGGCGCCGGCCGGGAGGTCACGGCGCGCTGCGGGCTGGTGGCCCGTGGCGTGTTGTACGCACTGATCGGGCTGCTGGCCCTGCGCGTGGCCTTCGGTGATTCCGGGGGCAAGGAGGCCGACCGTCAGGGCGCCCTCCAGGAGCTCATGGGAAAGCCCTACGGTGGCGTCCTCGTCTGGGCCGTGGGCATCGGGCTCGTCGGCATGATGTTGTGGCGCCTGTCGGAGGCGGTGTTCGGCGCGGCCGGGCCCGACGGCGGGAAGCCGGTGAAGCGGCTGGCGTCGGCGGGCCGGACCGTCTTCTACGCGGCGGTCGCCTTTTCCGTCCTGTCGTTCGCGGCGGGCGGGGGCGGCCGCTCCGGAGATCAGCAGTCCCGCGATCTGACGGCGCGGGCGATGGAGCTGCCCGCCGGCCGGTGGCTGGTGGGTGCGGCCGGGCTCGGGATCGCCGTCGCGGGCGTGGTCATCGGCGTGCAGGCGGCGCGGCGGCGCTTCCGCAAGCATCTCGCCATGGGCGGGGTCTCGGCACGGTGGCGCAAGGCCGTCGATTTCCTCGGGGTGGGCGGCGGCCTGGCCCGGGGTGTCCTGTTCGCGGCGGCCGGCGGCTTCGTCGTGTACGCGGCGGTGCGCTACGACCCGGCGCAGGCGAAGGGCATGGACGACACCCTGAGGTCGTTCACCCTGACGCCGGCGGGACCGTGGCTGCTGGTGGCGGTCGCTCTGGGGCTGATGCTCTTCGGGGCCTTCTCCTGGGCGATGGCCCGATGGCGCGAGGTCTGATCCCGGCCTGGGCGGGCCGCCCGGGGCGCCTCTTCCGGATCTTGCGGCTCTTGCGGGTCAGGCAGGAGCCGGAAGAGACGCCCCAGGCGTCAGCGCTGCCACCAGTGCCTGCGGCGCGGGTGTACGGCCCGCCCCAGCCGCAGGCCGATGAACAGGTATCCGAGGAGCGCTCCGGTCGTGTTGAGGATGACGTCGTCGATGTCGAAAACGCGGCCGGTGACCAGCGCTCCCTGGGTGAGCTCCACCAGGGTCATCAGGGCGACGGTCACGACGGCGACCCGCAGGAGTCCGCGGGCCGGGGGCAGCAGGACCGGCAGGAGCACCCCGAACGGCACCCCCATCAGCACGTTCCCGCCCAGCTGGCGCACCGCCTCGATCGTGGACGTCCCCTCCAGATAGGCGCTGATCGAATGGCCGGGTCGGACATTGCTGTGGACCAGGGCCGCCGAGGCGGCGGACGGTTCCAGCGTCAGCTGGGCCAGGACCACGCCGAACAGGACGGTCCCGACGAAGGCGATCACCATGGCGAGCACCCGGACGGCCGGGTGTGCCGGAGGGCGTCGCCGCCTGTCGGCCACCAGGGCCGCGCCCCCGGAACCTTCGGATTTCTCGGTTCTCTCGATCGCCTCGGGCCGCCTCTCGGTTCCCTCGGTCTTCTCGGTCTTCTCGGACGTCTCGATCTTCTCGGACGCCTCACCACGCCGCAGGGCACGCCTCCATGTCATGCGGGCGCGCTTACCCGGTGGACGGCTGTGTACGCGTGCCCCGCTGACGGTGCGCCACGGCAGCCCGGTCGCCTGGAGGCATGTAAAGGGGGCCTTCCGCGCGCACGCGCGACGGCCCCGGCGGACACTCGTATACACAGGGAGGCGTCATGGCGCAGCAGGCCCGGGACGGGCGGAGCGAAAGCGTGGAGGAGCGGGCGGACCGGCAGTGGCAGGAGCTGATCCAGGAGATCCGCGTCGCGCAGACGGGCGTGCAGATCCTCTTCGGGTTCCTGCTGACCGTCGCCTTCACCCCACATTTCCAGGGTCTGCCCCAGACCGACAAGGTGATCTACATAGTGACCGTTCTGCTGGGCGCTCTGGCGACGGGCGCGCTGATCGGGCCCGTCTCCTTCCACCGCATCGTCTCGGGCCGCCAGATCAAACCCGAGGCGGTGGCGTGGGCCTCGCGGCTGACGTTCACCGGCCTGATCCTGCTCCTGGCCACCTGCACGTCGGCCCTCCTCCTCGTACTGCGGGTCGCCACGCACAACGCCGTCGTGCCGTGGCTGGTCGCGGGAGTCCTGGCCTGGTACCTCCTGTGCTGGTTCGTCCTGCCCCTGTGGGCCCGCGTCCGCTACACGGCGGAGAGCTGACCGTTCGGCCGGGAGCCGAGCCGGGCGGCCGGCCGCCCGGCTCGACGGCCTCAGAAGGCGGGCGTGGCCGTGGTGATGTCCGCGCAGGCGAGGACCACGGCGGCGAGATCGCCTCGCTCGCTCAGCAGCGCGCGTTGGACCCGGGCTCCGTTGCCCCGTTCCAGCAGCGTGGTGATCTCCGCACTCACCCGCTCGTCGTCGCCGTGATCGACGAGCGCCTGGCGCACGTGCTCGTGGAGGGCCCGTACGGCGGCGACGGGAGCGGTCTCGCGCATCGTCAGGGGGTGCAGCAGCGGACCGTCCAGCCCTGACCTCCCGGCCCGCCAGCCGGCCAGCCGCAGCAGGCCCGTGTCGACCCGGGCCGGTGGCTCCCCGGCCCGCCATGCCCGGGCTGCCGTCTCGACCAGCGCGCGGACGAGGGCGGCCACGAGCACGGTGGTCCCGGCCGCCAGGCACACGTCCGCGACCCGGATCTCCACCGTGGGGTAGGAGGCCGACAGTCGGGCGTCGAAGTAGATCATTCTTTCGTCGTGCAGCACGCCGGTGTCCACCATCGCGCGGACCTGCTCGTGGTAGCGGTCGGCGGAGCCGAAGACGTCCACCGGCCCGGCCGAGGGCAAGCGGTTCCACACCCGGCTCCGGTAGCTTCCGTACCCGCTGTCCGTGCCCTGCCAGAACGGAGAGTTCGCGCTCATCGCGATCAGCACGGGGAGCCAGGGGCGGATCCGGTCCAGTACGGCCACGCCCTCCTCGTCCGACTCGACCGAGACGTGGACGTGGCATCCGCAGGTCAGCTGCTCCTGCGCGGTCAGGCCGAACTGCTCGGCGATCCACTCGTACCGTGGTCCGGCGTTGCGCGAGGGCCGCACGGGCAGGGGTGAGGTGCCGAGGGCGGCCACGAGGGCCCCGGCGGACGCGGCGTGCCGGGCCGCCTCCGCGCGCCACCGGACGATCTCCTCCTGGAGTTCGCCCATCTCCGTCACCGGCTTGGTGCCGA comes from Streptomyces virginiae and encodes:
- a CDS encoding STAS domain-containing protein, with product MTGAGDTYNEGVVGNGYLAGAGWVVAAHGELDQDTLAPLEEALAAAADQHRMVVLDAGSITFGDSSFLNLLLRLHRLTTLRIAAPGEQLRRLFALTGADTVLSLHPSVEDAVDGS
- a CDS encoding SigB/SigF/SigG family RNA polymerase sigma factor, giving the protein MSRSATVTSPIRATDAHVTPAAPAVPGGVAVPQRDVELPEVKNAREMAPSDARELSKQFFLRLAVLEEGTREYQYARNTLIEMNLSLVQFAARRFRARVLGGGLDMDDIIQVGTIGLIKAIDRYDPEREVEFSTLALPYITGEIKRYFRDTTWAVHVPRRLQERRTELAKAQESLTDVLGRSPTVKEVAQHLELTEDEVIEGLVAANGYTSGSLDTSAEGDEPSTTTSRTTRPLADRLGEVDPAMELFEEFHTLAPLLEQLDERDRRILRLRFGEDRTQAEIGAELGISQMQVSRLLSRTLTRLRAGMLSV
- a CDS encoding STAS domain-containing protein, translated to MPSPHRHDGPVPPVPPVPSIPPFPSVGAQALYDDAMWADAVVRCAHVRTGTVATLTAQPLRDRPGALLTGSCDLDTRPILWAALGVVIRIPGPVVHLDLSAVGFLDPAAVAALVRANATVTGQGRRLLLHHPPYSLRKLVELFPDECAALEVAA
- a CDS encoding sensor histidine kinase, whose protein sequence is MITLPASGASEAFVHPALFYRGQADYLAGVGGFVRTALTADEPVLVAVPGPRLDALREDLGGDTTGVTWTDMTDLGRNPGRILAALQDFADRHEGRPARIVGEPIWPGRSRAEVLEATRHEALINTAFAGRRATVLCPYDVLGLPAEVVSDARRTHPTLLEDDKSLLSPEYADASSVCADCDDPLPEPDGGTPWLAYTRGELGDVRAFAEAWVRGTDLSVARRGDLVLAVSEAAANSLAHGGGSGALRMWSTAEAGAGAGVGAPSGVVAEIRDGGHLADPLAGRRRPALASVDGGRGLWMIHQLCDLVEIRASDSGLTLRLHMAAS
- a CDS encoding ATP-binding protein, encoding METIGPEAGDRKPAGLSVAGQRRRLALAGVRGPVAKGRDFARQALLDWGWSGTETSEDALLLVSELLTNATLHAGGCIELALSAGEVLRVEVFDGTTTPPRRHPSPQRGLPGGHGLYIVERVSDRWGTHVHENGKAVWAEIEASRLTSGRSAGM
- a CDS encoding flavin reductase family protein — protein: MHVLDRDRCGAAELFGGETGDQVDKFARVDRRPSADGSPLLTEACAWFVGRIETRIDAGDHVGFLPAPTEVSPPVRTTPALLRYDDVKEIDPGKPA
- a CDS encoding SRPBCC family protein, producing MSHVEEYVEVNVPVRTAYNQWTQFEEFPVFMEGVERIHQRTDTLTHWVTNVNGVQREFDAQITEQLPDRRVAWMTVDGETRQAGLVTFQPIDATTTKVVLHMNWVPEGLAESAADKLGFVKRQVAGDLKRFKLFIESRESETGAWRGEV
- a CDS encoding DUF1206 domain-containing protein, with amino-acid sequence MVKGRASRGVRAASRGGAGREVTARCGLVARGVLYALIGLLALRVAFGDSGGKEADRQGALQELMGKPYGGVLVWAVGIGLVGMMLWRLSEAVFGAAGPDGGKPVKRLASAGRTVFYAAVAFSVLSFAAGGGGRSGDQQSRDLTARAMELPAGRWLVGAAGLGIAVAGVVIGVQAARRRFRKHLAMGGVSARWRKAVDFLGVGGGLARGVLFAAAGGFVVYAAVRYDPAQAKGMDDTLRSFTLTPAGPWLLVAVALGLMLFGAFSWAMARWREV
- a CDS encoding VanZ family protein; the encoded protein is MTWRRALRRGEASEKIETSEKTEKTEGTERRPEAIERTEKSEGSGGAALVADRRRRPPAHPAVRVLAMVIAFVGTVLFGVVLAQLTLEPSAASAALVHSNVRPGHSISAYLEGTSTIEAVRQLGGNVLMGVPFGVLLPVLLPPARGLLRVAVVTVALMTLVELTQGALVTGRVFDIDDVILNTTGALLGYLFIGLRLGRAVHPRRRHWWQR
- a CDS encoding DUF6328 family protein; this translates as MAQQARDGRSESVEERADRQWQELIQEIRVAQTGVQILFGFLLTVAFTPHFQGLPQTDKVIYIVTVLLGALATGALIGPVSFHRIVSGRQIKPEAVAWASRLTFTGLILLLATCTSALLLVLRVATHNAVVPWLVAGVLAWYLLCWFVLPLWARVRYTAES
- a CDS encoding glutamate--cysteine ligase, translating into MRSVGVEEELLLVDSGTGEPLAVSGAVLAAADHCTGACSKGGGVKEHVFEKELQREQVEFGTKPVTEMGELQEEIVRWRAEAARHAASAGALVAALGTSPLPVRPSRNAGPRYEWIAEQFGLTAQEQLTCGCHVHVSVESDEEGVAVLDRIRPWLPVLIAMSANSPFWQGTDSGYGSYRSRVWNRLPSAGPVDVFGSADRYHEQVRAMVDTGVLHDERMIYFDARLSASYPTVEIRVADVCLAAGTTVLVAALVRALVETAARAWRAGEPPARVDTGLLRLAGWRAGRSGLDGPLLHPLTMRETAPVAAVRALHEHVRQALVDHGDDERVSAEITTLLERGNGARVQRALLSERGDLAAVVLACADITTATPAF